The Sulfurimonas hydrogeniphila genome includes a window with the following:
- a CDS encoding N-acetyltransferase produces the protein MKIDYTKAKLSDIEKMRDLVQPEVQSGIILERSEDEIATNIRSYTLAFIADELVGFAALHIHTRYLGEIRSLVVKEGFRGQKIGENLVECAVDEGRALGLQKVLSLTYKQSFFERLGFVEIPKESLPEHKIWADCIKCKHFPICNEVSLIKNL, from the coding sequence ATGAAGATTGACTACACCAAGGCGAAACTCTCAGATATTGAAAAAATGAGAGATCTGGTACAGCCTGAAGTGCAGAGCGGTATCATTTTAGAAAGAAGCGAGGATGAAATCGCAACAAATATCCGTTCGTATACTTTGGCTTTTATAGCTGATGAACTTGTCGGTTTTGCGGCACTCCACATCCACACAAGATATCTTGGCGAAATACGCTCTTTGGTTGTAAAAGAGGGGTTTCGGGGACAGAAAATAGGAGAAAACCTGGTTGAGTGCGCTGTTGATGAGGGCAGAGCACTCGGTCTTCAAAAAGTACTGAGTCTCACCTACAAGCAATCTTTTTTTGAAAGACTGGGATTTGTGGAAATTCCAAAAGAGTCCCTTCCCGAACATAAAATTTGGGCCGATTGTATTAAATGTAAACACTTTCCGATATGCAACGAAGTATCTCTCATCAAAAACCTGTAA
- the yihA gene encoding ribosome biogenesis GTP-binding protein YihA/YsxC, with amino-acid sequence MIDIVEAKFITSAPNVNAAPESEEQNEVVFMARSNVGKSSLLNALTNHKGLAKVSSTPGKTKLINYFDVTFLNRESSEKLVAKFVDLPGFGYAKVAKSLKHDWEKNLTDYIANREEIKIFIHLIDCRHPHLEIDTAVSDFLFSTARENQYILQIFTKIDKLNQKEQSALRKEFPNALMVSSAKKRGINKIVQVIYGILQEKTDED; translated from the coding sequence ATGATAGACATTGTTGAGGCAAAGTTTATAACATCGGCTCCGAATGTCAATGCAGCTCCGGAATCCGAAGAACAGAACGAAGTAGTTTTTATGGCACGCTCAAATGTTGGAAAAAGTTCACTGCTCAACGCTTTGACAAATCACAAAGGGTTGGCTAAAGTCTCTTCAACTCCCGGAAAAACAAAGCTTATAAATTATTTTGATGTTACTTTTTTAAACAGAGAATCTTCTGAAAAACTTGTGGCAAAGTTTGTAGACCTGCCTGGTTTTGGCTACGCAAAAGTAGCAAAATCTCTCAAGCATGATTGGGAAAAAAATCTGACAGACTATATAGCCAACAGGGAAGAGATAAAGATTTTTATACACCTTATAGATTGCAGACATCCCCATTTGGAAATAGATACGGCAGTGAGTGATTTTCTTTTTAGCACGGCAAGAGAAAACCAATATATACTGCAAATATTTACAAAAATTGACAAATTAAATCAAAAAGAGCAAAGTGCACTTCGAAAAGAGTTTCCAAATGCTTTAATGGTTTCAAGTGCGAAAAAAAGAGGAATCAATAAAATTGTTCAAGTCATTTATGGAATACTGCAAGAGAAGACAGATGAAGATTGA
- the lptA gene encoding lipopolysaccharide transport periplasmic protein LptA, protein MKYLLVLTLFLQTLLFSQELKIKADEFRGDQKKGISVFTGHVRIKKVNDELNASKVTVYTDKNNKPTKFVAVGNASFVIKTVEGANYRGVAQKVVYLPLKKEYHFFGNVHLQQLNDKKEIFGDEVILQAISGKAYAKGVSKEPVIMIFDIKDEKEKK, encoded by the coding sequence ATGAAATATCTACTTGTGCTAACACTTTTTTTACAGACTCTACTCTTTTCACAAGAGCTTAAAATCAAAGCAGATGAGTTCAGAGGCGACCAGAAAAAAGGTATTTCAGTTTTTACCGGACATGTCAGAATTAAAAAAGTCAATGATGAACTTAACGCCTCCAAGGTTACAGTATATACGGACAAAAACAACAAGCCCACAAAATTTGTAGCTGTCGGAAATGCTTCATTTGTAATAAAAACAGTAGAGGGAGCAAACTACAGAGGTGTTGCACAAAAAGTCGTCTACCTGCCTTTAAAAAAAGAGTATCACTTTTTTGGAAATGTACATCTGCAGCAACTGAACGATAAAAAAGAGATTTTCGGTGATGAAGTTATTTTGCAGGCGATAAGCGGGAAAGCCTATGCCAAAGGTGTTTCAAAAGAGCCTGTCATTATGATATTTGATATAAAAGACGAAAAGGAAAAAAAATGA
- a CDS encoding LPS export ABC transporter periplasmic protein LptC produces the protein MIFFMFKPMDVKIHHFTDVPLFELSDFTMYELDTHGLATILLGNTGTRYAERYEIKDMDYTDNSKKYIANMVSDLGVYKNEIVKLSGHVVYVREDGLTFKSQEALYNKKTADVVSNTKYTAYLNDNVVIGDYIKYNNITKKIYSKNVIATYQLKEEK, from the coding sequence ATGATATTTTTCATGTTCAAACCTATGGATGTAAAAATACACCATTTTACAGATGTGCCACTCTTTGAATTGAGTGATTTTACGATGTATGAACTTGATACTCACGGATTGGCGACAATTTTACTTGGAAACACCGGAACAAGATACGCTGAGAGATATGAGATAAAAGATATGGACTATACCGACAATTCGAAAAAATATATTGCAAATATGGTCTCTGACCTGGGTGTATATAAAAATGAAATCGTCAAGCTGAGCGGTCATGTTGTCTATGTGCGAGAAGACGGACTGACATTTAAAAGCCAAGAAGCACTTTACAATAAAAAAACAGCAGATGTAGTCAGCAATACAAAATACACTGCCTACCTGAATGACAATGTAGTCATCGGCGACTATATAAAATACAATAACATTACAAAAAAGATTTATTCTAAAAATGTTATTGCTACATATCAATTAAAAGAGGAAAAATAG
- a CDS encoding KdsC family phosphatase yields the protein MIKLIVLDVDGCLTDGKLIYSAEGFESKNFNVKDGLGITTWIKTGNQVAIITGRNSSIVEKRAKELGVQHLYQGIRDKESILRKIIAELGLEFYEVGVIGDDLNDYNMLRLAGRSFTPSDGHDAIKELVNTTLSKSGGNGAVREMIDILVKENDQKEAFLSVWV from the coding sequence ATGATTAAACTGATAGTATTGGATGTTGACGGTTGTTTAACTGATGGTAAACTTATATACTCGGCAGAGGGATTTGAAAGCAAAAATTTTAATGTAAAAGACGGACTTGGCATAACAACCTGGATAAAAACGGGAAATCAGGTTGCCATTATAACAGGAAGAAATTCCTCTATCGTTGAAAAAAGAGCCAAAGAACTGGGAGTGCAGCATTTGTACCAGGGTATACGGGACAAAGAGAGTATTCTAAGAAAAATCATTGCTGAACTCGGTCTGGAGTTTTATGAGGTTGGCGTAATCGGCGATGATCTGAATGACTATAATATGCTGCGTCTTGCCGGGAGAAGTTTTACTCCGAGTGACGGGCATGATGCAATTAAAGAACTTGTCAATACAACACTCTCAAAAAGTGGCGGCAATGGTGCGGTAAGAGAGATGATAGATATTTTAGTGAAAGAAAATGACCAAAAAGAAGCATTTTTATCTGTCTGGGTGTAA
- the hisB gene encoding imidazoleglycerol-phosphate dehydratase HisB has protein sequence MITKTRTTKETDITVSLDINGTGKSNINTGVGFLDHMLESFSKHSLIDLDLTCKGDTHIDDHHSVEDVGIVLGSVLAQTLYPVKNMERFGSANIVMDEACVSCDLDLSNRPFLVYELSVSGKVGQFDTELVEEFFRAFALNARISMHIIECRGKNKHHIIEAAFKAVAVALRRATAKNERVGIPSTKDVL, from the coding sequence ATGATTACAAAAACAAGAACAACCAAAGAGACAGATATAACAGTATCACTCGATATCAACGGTACAGGCAAAAGTAATATTAATACAGGTGTCGGCTTTTTAGACCATATGCTTGAGAGTTTTTCCAAACACTCTCTCATTGATTTGGACCTTACATGTAAAGGGGATACGCACATAGATGACCATCACAGTGTTGAGGATGTGGGCATTGTTTTAGGCTCTGTGCTTGCTCAGACTCTTTACCCTGTAAAAAATATGGAGCGTTTTGGGAGTGCAAACATTGTGATGGATGAGGCCTGTGTCTCCTGCGATTTGGATCTGAGCAATCGTCCTTTTTTGGTCTATGAACTCAGTGTCAGTGGAAAAGTAGGGCAGTTTGATACAGAGCTTGTTGAAGAGTTTTTTCGTGCCTTTGCCTTAAACGCAAGAATAAGCATGCACATTATAGAGTGCCGCGGGAAAAACAAACACCACATTATAGAAGCGGCATTTAAGGCGGTCGCTGTTGCACTCAGACGGGCAACGGCAAAGAATGAGAGAGTCGGCATCCCAAGTACAAAAGATGTTTTATGA
- a CDS encoding septal ring lytic transglycosylase RlpA family protein: MNKIFFLSVLGITLFTSGCSTRGPSSYIHHKYSSPAYSQKKYSHPTMRPYVVHGKRYYPTVVSVGDRFRGNASWYGPNFHGKFTSNGERYNMWDMTAAHKTLPMNTIVRVTNRRNGKSTVVRINDRGPFVSTRIIDLSKAAASKIDMIGTGTAPVTLEVLGFAGKGKNKIPNKKQLKKSPKSVELSSFALQIASFSNINGAIRTQEKYNNTDGYTTVIKDMQTPNGRMFKVWLKGFKSEQEARDYKANGIFKGAFIVRED, encoded by the coding sequence ATGAATAAAATATTTTTTTTATCGGTGCTTGGTATTACTTTGTTTACAAGCGGATGCAGCACAAGAGGACCGAGCAGCTACATACATCATAAATACTCAAGCCCTGCATACAGTCAGAAAAAATATTCACATCCGACGATGCGTCCTTATGTGGTACACGGAAAACGGTACTATCCGACTGTCGTAAGTGTCGGAGACAGATTCCGAGGCAATGCAAGCTGGTACGGACCGAATTTTCACGGAAAGTTTACATCTAACGGTGAAAGATACAATATGTGGGATATGACAGCTGCACATAAAACACTGCCGATGAATACCATTGTAAGAGTGACCAACAGAAGAAACGGAAAAAGTACGGTGGTTCGCATCAATGACAGGGGGCCTTTTGTCTCGACAAGAATCATAGACCTCTCAAAAGCGGCAGCCTCAAAAATCGATATGATAGGCACGGGAACTGCTCCTGTAACACTTGAAGTGCTTGGTTTTGCAGGAAAAGGCAAAAACAAGATACCAAATAAAAAACAGTTGAAAAAATCACCTAAGAGTGTGGAATTAAGCAGTTTTGCATTGCAGATTGCCTCTTTTTCAAATATAAACGGCGCAATAAGGACACAGGAAAAGTATAACAATACCGACGGATATACAACAGTCATCAAAGATATGCAGACACCAAACGGCAGAATGTTCAAAGTCTGGCTCAAAGGCTTTAAAAGTGAACAAGAAGCAAGAGACTACAAGGCAAACGGCATATTCAAAGGTGCATTTATAGTGAGAGAGGATTAA
- a CDS encoding lytic transglycosylase domain-containing protein → MIKYILTLCFPFLLLANLTYESNYNKELALLDSFDIEPSFLYDPVMNRMKAKTLSRDKHFFKAMEDAYLFIPAIKSTLSKYNVPQEFLYLAMAESNFHTKAYSNKRAAGLWQFMPATGKLFHLKIDEYVDERRDLIKSTEAAAKYLSALHKRFGKWYLAAIAYNCGGGALSKAIRKAKTDKLSVLLNPKKHYIPRESRYYIRKIVALALIGSDEQYMLHSEYEYLLNRANAYSIATVKLPRGESLARLSKLIHIPLKDLKKLNRHLKYDFVPPYADGYDVYIPYIKLAEYKQKYFQEPIQNIYKIHVVRRGENLSRIGKKYGVSYKVIKDFNKLRTNRLRIKQKLVIPIAKNTKHKKFQSTHYYMVKKGDSLGSIARAHKISIKNIRAQNNIKGSLIRVGERLKLYE, encoded by the coding sequence ATGATTAAATATATATTAACCCTGTGTTTCCCGTTTCTTCTTTTGGCGAATTTGACGTATGAATCAAACTACAACAAAGAACTGGCATTGTTGGACTCATTTGATATAGAACCGTCATTTTTGTATGATCCTGTAATGAACAGAATGAAAGCAAAAACATTGTCAAGAGACAAACATTTTTTCAAGGCGATGGAAGATGCCTATCTGTTTATTCCTGCCATTAAGAGTACACTCTCAAAATACAATGTTCCTCAGGAGTTTCTCTATCTTGCCATGGCTGAATCAAATTTTCACACAAAGGCCTATTCTAATAAACGAGCAGCCGGACTGTGGCAGTTTATGCCCGCAACAGGCAAACTTTTTCATCTGAAAATTGACGAGTATGTAGATGAGAGACGCGATTTGATCAAATCAACCGAAGCGGCGGCAAAATACCTTTCGGCACTGCATAAGCGGTTTGGAAAATGGTATTTGGCTGCCATTGCCTATAACTGTGGCGGCGGTGCGTTAAGCAAGGCAATCAGAAAGGCAAAAACAGACAAACTTTCTGTTTTACTCAATCCTAAAAAACACTATATCCCGAGAGAGAGCCGCTACTATATCCGCAAAATTGTTGCCCTTGCCCTGATAGGCAGTGACGAGCAGTATATGCTGCACAGTGAGTATGAGTACCTTTTAAATCGTGCAAACGCCTACTCGATTGCAACCGTGAAACTGCCCCGCGGAGAGTCCTTGGCACGACTCTCAAAACTTATTCATATTCCCTTAAAAGATTTGAAAAAGCTCAACAGACATTTAAAATATGATTTTGTTCCGCCATATGCAGATGGATACGATGTATATATACCGTATATCAAACTCGCAGAATACAAGCAAAAGTATTTTCAGGAACCCATACAGAATATCTACAAGATACATGTAGTCAGACGGGGAGAAAACCTTTCCCGTATTGGCAAAAAATACGGTGTTTCGTACAAGGTGATTAAAGATTTCAACAAACTGCGCACAAACCGTTTACGAATCAAACAAAAGCTTGTCATTCCTATAGCCAAAAACACTAAACACAAAAAATTTCAAAGTACGCATTATTATATGGTAAAAAAAGGTGATTCTTTAGGCTCCATCGCAAGAGCCCATAAAATCAGCATTAAAAACATACGGGCACAAAACAACATCAAAGGATCTTTGATTCGGGTCGGCGAAAGGTTGAAGCTGTATGAATAA
- a CDS encoding TatD family hydrolase yields the protein MIIDTHIHLDDDRYDEDLDAVLERAREGGVKRFIIPGADVSTLEKAISIAERYEDVYFAIGVHPYDIEGFDISYFEKYVEHNKCVAIGECGLDYFRLEGSDAEKAQEKEAQAKVFAAQIEFAKKHKKPLIVHIRNASHDAKMLLLEHNAGEVGGVLHCFNADDELLSLANENFYFGIGGVLTFKNAKKLVNILPRIPKEKLLIETDGPYLTPTPHRGERNEPLYTTLVAQKMSEILEIPKEEIENLTTENALKLFHIS from the coding sequence ATGATAATTGACACACATATACATTTGGATGATGACCGGTATGATGAAGATTTGGATGCGGTGTTGGAACGTGCCAGAGAGGGTGGGGTGAAGCGTTTTATCATTCCCGGAGCGGATGTAAGTACTTTGGAAAAAGCTATCAGCATTGCGGAACGCTATGAAGATGTCTATTTTGCCATAGGTGTGCATCCGTATGATATCGAGGGTTTTGATATATCCTATTTTGAAAAGTACGTGGAACATAACAAATGTGTGGCAATCGGTGAATGCGGGCTGGATTACTTTCGTCTTGAAGGCAGTGATGCAGAAAAAGCACAGGAAAAAGAGGCGCAGGCAAAGGTTTTTGCAGCACAGATAGAGTTTGCCAAAAAACACAAAAAGCCTTTGATAGTCCATATCCGCAACGCTTCGCATGATGCAAAAATGCTGCTGCTGGAGCATAATGCAGGTGAAGTGGGTGGTGTGCTGCACTGTTTTAATGCCGACGATGAGCTTTTAAGTTTGGCAAATGAAAACTTCTACTTTGGCATAGGCGGTGTTTTGACTTTTAAAAATGCTAAAAAGCTTGTCAATATTTTACCACGTATACCAAAAGAGAAACTTCTTATAGAAACAGACGGTCCGTATTTGACGCCTACACCACACAGAGGAGAGAGAAACGAACCGCTTTATACAACTCTTGTGGCACAGAAAATGTCAGAAATCTTAGAGATTCCAAAAGAGGAAATAGAAAATTTGACCACAGAAAATGCCCTGAAACTCTTTCATATTTCTTAA
- a CDS encoding AAA family ATPase, with amino-acid sequence MIERFYLKDYLSFKEAELNLQSGLVVFTGPSGSGKSILMESILSSLGGASCDASVCEASVTWTIDEEECGIENDDINVFKHIKKEKSRYFINNQSLSRKAISRVASQYLRHLSLKDFSDFENENLLDILDKRAESKSQKIAKIKESYKKSFLEYQEVKKALHVIEEEERKIVELKEFAAYEIKKIEDINPVIGEDEELLQIKKALSKKEKVLGSIESANEIFNYEHLVSSALDALDESSSFFDDAMNELRSILESSQERFSALDDVDVEEVLNRIEALSGLKRRYGSIEEALEYKKQKELELVKYENIESAKNDLHTRYEKLSAEVKELADALSSCREKALPGFVKDLNRYLHNLYLRDAKIHMRTISYNLYGQDKLEIELNDTELSKISTGEFNRLRLAVLALKSEFMSNNGGVLMLDEIDANLSGEESMSVAKVLKQLSEHFQIFVISHQPQLTSMGNQHFLVYKDGKISKTKELNMNERVDEIARIISGETVSSEAKKFAKELLEANRCVS; translated from the coding sequence ATGATAGAAAGATTTTACTTGAAAGATTATTTGAGTTTTAAAGAAGCGGAGCTTAATTTGCAATCGGGTCTGGTTGTGTTTACCGGTCCCAGCGGGAGCGGGAAGTCTATACTTATGGAGTCTATACTTTCATCGCTCGGAGGTGCGTCTTGTGATGCTTCTGTTTGTGAAGCAAGTGTTACCTGGACGATTGACGAAGAGGAGTGCGGCATTGAAAATGATGATATCAACGTGTTTAAACACATCAAAAAAGAAAAATCACGTTACTTTATTAACAACCAAAGCCTTTCTCGCAAAGCTATCAGTCGGGTTGCATCTCAGTATCTCCGTCATTTGAGTTTAAAAGACTTCAGTGATTTTGAAAATGAAAACCTGCTTGACATTTTAGATAAAAGGGCAGAGAGCAAATCCCAAAAAATTGCGAAGATAAAAGAGTCCTATAAAAAAAGCTTTTTAGAATATCAAGAAGTAAAAAAAGCATTACATGTAATAGAAGAAGAAGAGAGAAAAATTGTTGAGTTAAAAGAGTTTGCAGCGTATGAGATAAAAAAAATAGAAGACATAAACCCTGTTATAGGCGAAGATGAAGAACTGTTGCAAATTAAAAAAGCGCTTTCAAAAAAAGAGAAAGTTTTAGGCAGTATAGAGTCGGCAAATGAGATTTTCAATTACGAGCATTTGGTTTCATCTGCCCTGGATGCTTTGGATGAATCGAGCAGTTTTTTTGATGATGCCATGAATGAGTTGCGAAGTATCTTGGAGAGTTCGCAGGAGCGTTTTAGCGCATTGGATGATGTTGACGTGGAGGAGGTGCTTAACCGTATAGAGGCCTTAAGCGGACTCAAACGCAGGTACGGAAGCATAGAAGAAGCACTGGAGTATAAAAAGCAAAAAGAGCTTGAACTTGTTAAATATGAAAATATTGAAAGTGCAAAAAACGATTTGCATACAAGGTATGAAAAGCTCTCTGCAGAAGTTAAAGAGCTTGCCGATGCATTGAGTTCCTGCCGTGAAAAAGCTTTGCCGGGTTTTGTCAAAGACTTAAATCGCTACTTGCATAATTTGTATTTAAGAGATGCAAAGATCCACATGCGCACAATATCATACAACCTTTACGGACAGGACAAGCTGGAGATTGAACTCAATGACACGGAACTTTCCAAAATAAGTACGGGTGAGTTTAACAGGCTCCGTCTGGCAGTTTTGGCTTTAAAGTCAGAGTTTATGAGCAACAACGGCGGGGTGTTGATGCTGGATGAAATAGATGCGAATCTAAGCGGTGAGGAGTCTATGAGCGTGGCAAAAGTTCTCAAACAGCTCTCTGAACATTTTCAGATATTTGTGATTTCTCATCAGCCGCAACTGACTTCTATGGGAAATCAGCACTTTTTGGTCTATAAAGATGGTAAAATATCAAAAACAAAAGAGCTGAACATGAACGAACGAGTCGATGAAATAGCCAGAATCATCAGTGGAGAAACTGTTTCGAGTGAAGCCAAAAAGTTTGCAAAAGAGCTGTTGGAGGCAAACAGATGTGTTTCGTGA
- a CDS encoding integron integrase, with product MQMKKKLLDLVREKIRFKHYSIKTEQSYTGWIKQYIFFHKKKHPVEMGKNEIEEFLTYLAVKRKVSPTTQNQAFSALLFLYTQVLDIDLSNENIQALRAQERKHIPVVLTKDEVQKILENLTGIYQLIVYLMYGCGLRMSEALNIRIKDIDFGFDKLYIWNSKSLKDRTVPLPQVIKQRLFAQIDYVKGIHGKDIKDGYGSVYMPHAYERKSPKAKFETKWQYIFPMTKVSKDPRSDTIRRHHIHPKTLGRNIKAAAQKANINKRVTSHIFRHSYATHLLQAGIDLRSIQELLGHKSVETLKWLHHTFALATVVSAFSARHVVSEMNKAKLISPLDF from the coding sequence ATGCAAATGAAGAAAAAACTACTTGATTTGGTTCGTGAAAAAATTAGATTTAAGCATTACAGTATTAAAACAGAGCAGTCTTATACTGGCTGGATAAAACAGTATATATTTTTTCATAAAAAAAAGCATCCCGTTGAAATGGGCAAGAATGAGATAGAAGAATTTTTAACTTATTTGGCAGTTAAGAGAAAAGTAAGTCCTACTACACAGAATCAAGCTTTTTCTGCACTTTTATTTTTATATACTCAAGTTTTAGATATAGACTTGTCAAATGAAAATATTCAGGCTTTACGAGCACAAGAAAGAAAGCATATACCAGTTGTTTTAACCAAAGATGAAGTACAGAAAATTTTAGAAAATCTGACAGGGATATATCAACTTATAGTATATCTTATGTATGGCTGTGGCTTACGAATGAGCGAAGCATTAAATATAAGGATTAAGGATATAGATTTTGGATTTGATAAACTTTATATATGGAATTCTAAAAGTTTAAAAGATAGAACAGTTCCTCTTCCTCAAGTAATAAAGCAAAGACTTTTTGCACAAATTGACTATGTTAAAGGCATACATGGTAAAGATATAAAGGATGGATACGGCTCTGTATACATGCCTCATGCTTATGAAAGAAAATCTCCAAAAGCAAAGTTTGAAACAAAGTGGCAATATATTTTCCCTATGACTAAAGTCTCAAAAGACCCTCGGAGTGATACGATTAGAAGGCACCATATTCATCCAAAAACATTAGGCAGAAATATAAAAGCAGCAGCACAAAAAGCAAACATAAATAAACGTGTGACTTCACATATATTTCGACATAGTTATGCGACTCATTTACTGCAAGCAGGCATAGATTTAAGAAGTATTCAAGAATTACTTGGGCATAAATCAGTTGAGACACTTAAGTGGTTACACCACACTTTCGCTTTAGCGACGGTGGTATCGGCATTTAGTGCCAGACATGTAGTTTCTGAGATGAACAAAGCAAAACTCATAAGTCCTTTGGACTTTTAA
- a CDS encoding RusA family crossover junction endodeoxyribonuclease — MLPFEFTIEGPPLSHQTRNRQNLQNWKGQVSTAAQDALADDVEPILDNVSVTITYYYEDTSPDVDNIIKPIQDALIGIVFVDDDQVVDTKSRKRLLNGSFRIRGASAKLLLAFSEGKNFLHIKVEEEPNMEVLD, encoded by the coding sequence ATGTTGCCATTTGAATTTACAATAGAGGGTCCGCCTCTCTCACATCAAACACGGAATAGACAAAACCTTCAAAATTGGAAAGGGCAAGTTTCTACAGCAGCACAAGATGCCTTAGCCGATGATGTAGAACCTATATTAGATAATGTATCTGTAACTATCACATATTACTATGAAGACACCTCTCCAGATGTTGACAATATTATCAAACCAATCCAAGATGCATTAATTGGAATTGTTTTTGTAGATGATGACCAAGTTGTTGACACAAAATCAAGAAAAAGATTATTAAATGGCTCTTTCAGAATAAGGGGTGCATCAGCTAAATTATTACTTGCATTTTCTGAAGGAAAAAACTTCTTGCATATTAAAGTTGAAGAAGAACCAAATATGGAGGTATTAGACTAA
- a CDS encoding IS110 family transposase — translation MHYYVGIDIAKGFHVACVVNQDDKVIKKSLKFSNDENGFNELLLLLNSIDEVSTFTIGMETTGIFFENLYLYLSEKGFNVLLLNPYQTNRFREMDSMKKVKNDNIDALMIAALIKSGRYSKAYVSEDTYQSIKSLYRHKNNLLEEMKKHKRQISTLLAVVFPEMEQVIRDPFNVTGLALLEKYPTAKHYHHASVERILKTFRGIKGNNFNEEKATKLLELAKHSVYQGNGVDERAYVIKSHIRVIKLLQEELKELENEMLKLFNQTPQLESNEEQEIMNIIDNLRTIPGVSDKTIFALISECGDLARFKNNSHFIGYLGLYPTLEQSGNKLTYGAIAKRGAKLAKKALYQAAIAAIRHNEQLNKLFLDKVSQGRAKKEAVVIVARKLAHIILAIYKNNVAYNPQRVFQASLS, via the coding sequence ATGCACTATTATGTAGGTATAGATATAGCAAAAGGTTTTCATGTTGCCTGTGTGGTTAATCAAGATGATAAAGTGATAAAGAAGTCACTTAAGTTCAGCAATGATGAGAATGGCTTTAATGAGCTACTTTTACTTTTAAACTCCATTGATGAAGTATCAACCTTTACCATTGGTATGGAAACCACTGGAATTTTCTTTGAAAATCTCTATCTTTATCTGAGTGAAAAAGGATTTAATGTACTATTACTCAATCCTTATCAAACAAATAGATTTAGAGAGATGGACAGCATGAAGAAAGTAAAAAATGACAACATTGATGCTTTAATGATAGCAGCTCTTATTAAATCAGGCAGATACTCTAAAGCCTATGTAAGTGAAGATACTTATCAGAGTATCAAATCACTCTATAGACATAAGAATAATCTACTTGAAGAGATGAAAAAGCATAAAAGACAAATCTCTACACTCTTAGCTGTGGTATTCCCAGAGATGGAACAAGTGATAAGAGATCCCTTTAATGTGACAGGCTTGGCACTTTTAGAGAAGTATCCAACTGCAAAGCATTATCATCATGCGAGTGTAGAGAGAATACTAAAAACCTTTCGGGGTATCAAAGGCAATAACTTCAATGAAGAAAAAGCTACAAAGCTTTTAGAGTTAGCCAAACACTCTGTTTATCAAGGCAATGGTGTAGATGAGAGAGCTTATGTTATTAAATCTCATATCCGAGTGATTAAGCTTCTACAAGAGGAGCTTAAAGAGCTTGAGAATGAGATGTTAAAGCTTTTTAATCAAACACCGCAACTTGAGAGTAATGAAGAGCAAGAGATTATGAATATTATTGATAATCTTAGAACCATACCAGGTGTGAGTGATAAAACCATCTTTGCTCTTATTAGTGAGTGTGGAGACTTAGCGCGATTCAAAAATAATTCTCACTTCATTGGTTATTTAGGTCTTTATCCTACACTAGAGCAATCAGGTAATAAACTCACCTACGGTGCAATCGCAAAAAGAGGTGCAAAGCTTGCTAAAAAAGCTCTCTATCAAGCCGCTATTGCTGCCATTAGGCATAATGAGCAACTCAACAAGCTTTTTCTTGACAAGGTCTCTCAAGGTAGAGCCAAAAAGGAAGCTGTTGTGATTGTTGCAAGGAAGCTTGCACATATCATTTTAGCTATATATAAAAACAATGTTGCCTATAACCCACAAAGGGTATTTCAAGCATCACTATCCTAA